The following proteins are encoded in a genomic region of Spirosoma sp. SC4-14:
- a CDS encoding UDP-glucose/GDP-mannose dehydrogenase family protein — MKLAVVGTGYVGLVTGTCFAETGNEVTCVDIDIRKVEKLNNGIIPIYEPGLDVLFHRNVEQGRLSFTTNLEEGIKGAEVIFLALPTPPGEDGSADLKYILKVASDLGPILSQYAVIVDKSTVPVGTAEKVHAHIADNAKVDFDVVSNPEFLREGVAVEDFMKPDRVVIGTKSERAKGVMNRLYAPLVRQGNPIIFMDERSAEMTKYAANAFLATKITFMNEIANLCEQAGANVDDIRRGIGTDSRIGKRFLFAGIGYGGSCFPKDVQALAKTASDYSYDFKVLKAVMDVNHSQKTKLFPQIMDYFGGDLKGKTIAVWGLAFKPYTDDIREAPALYNIKALLEAGAKVTVYDPEAMDNVRGQLGNTITYAHTQYAALDDADALMIITEWPLFRTPDFAKMNLLLKNKVIFDGRNVYELDQMREMNYTYFSIGREAILAPVEQKA, encoded by the coding sequence ATGAAACTGGCAGTTGTAGGAACCGGATATGTAGGGCTTGTTACAGGAACTTGTTTCGCCGAAACCGGAAATGAGGTTACGTGTGTCGATATTGACATACGCAAAGTAGAGAAACTGAATAATGGCATCATTCCTATTTATGAGCCCGGACTAGATGTTCTCTTTCATCGGAATGTTGAACAGGGCCGTCTGTCGTTTACGACCAACCTCGAAGAAGGCATCAAGGGCGCCGAAGTAATCTTTCTGGCGCTGCCAACCCCGCCCGGCGAAGATGGGTCGGCCGATCTGAAATATATACTGAAAGTAGCCAGCGATCTGGGACCGATCCTGAGTCAATATGCTGTTATTGTCGACAAGAGCACGGTTCCGGTCGGAACGGCCGAAAAAGTACATGCCCATATTGCCGATAACGCCAAAGTCGATTTCGACGTCGTATCGAACCCCGAGTTTCTGCGCGAAGGTGTGGCCGTAGAAGACTTCATGAAACCCGACCGCGTTGTAATTGGTACTAAGTCGGAGCGGGCCAAAGGTGTTATGAACCGACTGTATGCACCGCTGGTTCGGCAGGGCAATCCAATCATTTTCATGGACGAACGTTCGGCCGAAATGACCAAATATGCCGCCAATGCATTCCTGGCTACGAAAATTACGTTTATGAACGAAATTGCCAATCTGTGCGAGCAGGCCGGTGCCAATGTCGACGACATCCGTCGGGGAATTGGTACTGACAGTCGCATCGGTAAACGCTTCCTGTTTGCTGGTATTGGCTACGGCGGTAGTTGTTTTCCTAAGGATGTGCAGGCATTGGCCAAAACAGCCTCCGATTACTCCTATGATTTCAAGGTACTGAAGGCCGTTATGGATGTTAACCATAGCCAGAAAACCAAGCTCTTCCCCCAAATTATGGATTATTTCGGGGGCGACCTGAAAGGCAAAACCATTGCGGTTTGGGGATTGGCCTTTAAACCCTATACCGACGACATTCGGGAGGCTCCGGCTTTATACAACATCAAGGCCCTACTCGAAGCAGGTGCTAAAGTAACGGTCTACGATCCAGAAGCTATGGATAATGTACGCGGGCAACTTGGCAATACAATTACCTACGCACATACGCAATATGCTGCTCTCGACGATGCCGATGCACTAATGATTATCACCGAGTGGCCACTGTTCCGTACGCCCGATTTTGCCAAGATGAATCTGCTTCTGAAGAATAAGGTTATCTTTGACGGCCGAAACGTATACGAACTCGACCAGATGCGCGAGATGAACTATACCTACTTCAGCATTGGCCGGGAAGCTATTCTGGCCCCAGTCGAACAAAAAGCCTGA
- a CDS encoding acyl-CoA dehydrogenase family protein, translating into MLNEIVENQELIAQSVRELSERLIRFNVRQWDEEQLLPPGLFKQLGDQGLMGMLVPTEYSGTGLGYREYVTAIIELARVDGAVGLSMAAHNSLCTNHILLFGNQIQKQTYLPRLATGEWLGAWGLTEPNTGSDAGNMRTVAVREGNDWVLNGAKNFITHGSSGNIAVVIARTGEPNSAHNATAFIVERGTPGFSGGRKEDKLGMRASETAEMLFQDCRIPDSQRLGDVGEGFIQALKVLDGGRISIAALSVGIAIGAYDAAIAYAKEREQFGQPIANFQGISFKLADMATDIEAARLLTYQAADLKDAGKAVTKESAMAKLFASETAVRVANEAVQIFGGYGYTKDFPVEKFYRDAKLCTIGEGTSEIQKIVIARQLLK; encoded by the coding sequence ATGTTGAATGAAATTGTAGAAAATCAAGAATTAATAGCGCAATCTGTTCGGGAGTTGAGCGAACGGCTTATCCGTTTTAATGTACGGCAGTGGGATGAAGAACAGCTTCTGCCGCCCGGCCTGTTTAAGCAGTTGGGCGATCAGGGACTGATGGGAATGCTGGTGCCAACGGAGTATAGCGGAACAGGGTTAGGCTATCGCGAATACGTGACCGCCATTATCGAGCTGGCTCGCGTTGATGGAGCTGTGGGATTGTCGATGGCTGCGCATAATTCGTTATGTACGAATCATATTTTATTATTCGGCAACCAAATACAGAAGCAAACCTATCTGCCCCGACTGGCAACTGGCGAATGGCTGGGAGCCTGGGGATTGACTGAACCGAATACGGGATCTGATGCCGGTAATATGCGTACCGTAGCAGTTCGGGAAGGTAACGATTGGGTGCTGAATGGTGCTAAAAACTTCATTACGCACGGTAGTAGTGGTAATATAGCAGTTGTGATTGCCCGTACGGGCGAACCTAACTCGGCACATAATGCCACAGCTTTTATTGTTGAACGTGGAACGCCTGGGTTTTCGGGTGGCCGAAAAGAAGATAAACTAGGTATGCGTGCCTCCGAAACAGCCGAGATGTTGTTTCAGGATTGCCGAATACCCGATAGTCAACGGTTGGGAGACGTTGGTGAAGGCTTTATCCAGGCGCTCAAAGTGCTCGATGGAGGACGCATATCGATTGCTGCGCTGAGTGTTGGAATTGCCATAGGTGCCTATGATGCGGCAATAGCCTACGCTAAAGAGCGGGAACAGTTTGGCCAGCCCATTGCTAATTTTCAGGGAATAAGCTTTAAGCTTGCCGATATGGCTACAGATATTGAAGCAGCCAGGTTGTTGACCTATCAGGCTGCTGATTTAAAAGATGCGGGTAAGGCCGTAACGAAAGAGTCGGCAATGGCTAAGTTGTTTGCATCGGAAACGGCTGTGCGCGTAGCAAACGAAGCTGTTCAGATCTTTGGTGGTTATGGCTATACCAAAGATTTTCCGGTCGAAAAATTTTATCGGGATGCCAAACTGTGCACAATTGGAGAGGGAACCAGCGAAATTCAGAAAATTGTGATTGCAAGACAGCTATTGAAATAG
- a CDS encoding GlsB/YeaQ/YmgE family stress response membrane protein, with translation MGILVSILVGAVAGWLADLVFKRFSFSLFAEILLGIAGGFVGGWIFGRAGGVVDQILTSFVGAVIILGIAALIKGSRRTV, from the coding sequence ATGGGAATCTTAGTGTCAATATTAGTAGGTGCGGTTGCCGGATGGCTGGCTGACCTGGTGTTTAAACGGTTTTCGTTTTCGCTCTTTGCCGAAATCCTGCTGGGTATAGCCGGTGGGTTTGTTGGCGGCTGGATATTTGGGCGGGCAGGTGGCGTTGTCGATCAGATTCTGACGTCGTTTGTCGGAGCCGTTATCATTCTGGGAATTGCCGCACTCATAAAAGGTTCGCGCCGAACGGTGTAG
- the pgeF gene encoding peptidoglycan editing factor PgeF — protein MPLYLTPDLFSAFTKVIAAESTRHGGVSPAPFSSLNLGLNTNDDADNVAENRRRFFRALTGDETERMVASSHQTHGTDVLLAQQAGRYSGYDALITDTPGLLLTVTVADCVPILIYDNANRAVAAVHAGWRGTAGAIVTKTLAAMQQQFGTTANECYAYVGTCIDQTSFEVGPEVAGQFAAAFRQVDPQTQKDCINLKGANRQQLLDFGIPASQIMVSSFSTVLNNDDYFSYRAEHGQTGRMLAAIGLRA, from the coding sequence ATGCCTCTCTATTTAACACCTGACCTATTTTCAGCCTTTACGAAGGTGATTGCAGCCGAAAGTACCCGACACGGCGGTGTTAGCCCTGCCCCTTTCTCATCGCTGAATCTGGGGCTGAATACAAACGACGATGCCGACAATGTGGCTGAAAACAGACGGCGATTTTTCCGGGCATTGACTGGCGATGAAACCGAACGTATGGTTGCCTCATCACATCAGACTCATGGAACAGATGTTCTGCTTGCTCAGCAGGCAGGTCGTTATTCGGGCTACGATGCGTTGATTACCGACACACCAGGTCTGCTACTAACCGTTACGGTGGCCGATTGTGTACCTATTCTTATTTACGACAACGCTAATCGGGCCGTAGCGGCTGTTCATGCCGGATGGCGGGGTACGGCAGGGGCTATTGTGACGAAAACACTGGCTGCCATGCAACAGCAGTTTGGCACTACAGCCAATGAGTGCTATGCCTATGTGGGAACCTGCATCGATCAGACATCTTTTGAAGTAGGCCCCGAAGTAGCCGGGCAGTTTGCGGCAGCATTCAGACAGGTTGATCCACAAACGCAAAAAGACTGCATCAATCTAAAAGGAGCCAACAGGCAGCAACTTCTTGATTTCGGAATTCCAGCGAGTCAAATTATGGTATCATCGTTCTCAACGGTGCTGAACAATGATGATTATTTTTCGTACCGGGCCGAGCACGGTCAAACTGGCAGAATGCTCGCAGCGATTGGACTACGTGCTTAA
- a CDS encoding T9SS type A sorting domain-containing protein: MKTIIKSFALALSFAVLTSVASVNAKPITKPASATASYKTGIYSSVDGKLNIALDKTTGGAVDIRFKDANGRILFAEHIGKKEKTSRIRLNLDELQDGTYLVEITNGVDITTHDVTISTQQQSAPDRVVALN; the protein is encoded by the coding sequence ATGAAAACGATCATCAAATCTTTCGCTCTGGCTCTTTCTTTCGCCGTATTAACATCAGTTGCATCGGTTAATGCAAAACCAATCACAAAGCCTGCATCGGCAACGGCCAGCTACAAAACCGGTATTTACTCATCAGTAGATGGCAAGCTGAACATTGCACTTGACAAAACAACCGGTGGCGCTGTGGATATCCGCTTCAAAGATGCAAATGGCAGGATTTTGTTTGCTGAGCACATAGGCAAAAAAGAGAAAACATCACGCATTCGGCTAAACCTCGATGAACTGCAGGATGGTACCTACCTGGTTGAAATTACAAATGGTGTCGATATTACTACGCATGATGTAACTATTTCGACCCAACAGCAATCGGCACCTGATCGGGTTGTTGCTCTAAACTAA
- a CDS encoding LytTR family DNA-binding domain-containing protein: protein MTFFFEQAMADSADLQTSPPINLFIRNSGYQLIAPAEIVSLQAEKNYSWVLLQNGQRLLTTKTIKQHCALLPETWFVRIHRSIVVNRRFIQQIDYVGNSYEVTLRNGQQLAISRRQWAQIRLQLLGDQAQKSRSIKASFR from the coding sequence ATGACATTTTTTTTTGAACAGGCAATGGCCGACTCTGCCGACTTGCAGACGAGTCCTCCTATAAATTTATTTATCCGAAACAGTGGCTATCAGCTAATAGCACCCGCCGAAATTGTGAGTCTTCAAGCCGAGAAGAACTATTCCTGGGTACTTCTGCAAAATGGCCAACGGCTGCTCACCACAAAAACAATAAAACAGCATTGCGCTCTGTTGCCCGAAACGTGGTTTGTCCGGATTCATCGGAGCATAGTAGTAAACCGACGGTTCATTCAGCAAATAGACTATGTTGGCAACAGCTATGAGGTTACACTGAGAAATGGCCAGCAACTGGCCATTTCTCGAAGGCAATGGGCACAAATTCGACTACAATTGCTGGGTGATCAGGCTCAGAAAAGTCGTTCGATAAAAGCCTCTTTTCGATGA
- a CDS encoding sigma-70 family RNA polymerase sigma factor: protein MAASTLIPSDEVLMAQLWVRFKAGDENAFDQLTQARYRLLFNYATRFTKDRDLIKDCLQDLFLELWSRRNSVVETPYVTIYLIKALRNNLLRKLRREQGWRSATEEGIEPEFILSDGHTIEDEWIAAEASTETEQSLRQAVEQLPRRQQEVVFLKFYEGLSNDAIAQVMEVEKQTVANFLYRAMTQLRNYLPARIFS, encoded by the coding sequence ATGGCCGCATCCACGTTGATTCCTTCCGATGAAGTGCTGATGGCACAACTTTGGGTTCGTTTTAAGGCTGGAGATGAAAATGCGTTTGATCAACTGACTCAAGCGCGTTATCGGCTGTTGTTTAACTATGCAACCCGCTTTACGAAAGATCGGGACCTGATTAAAGACTGTTTGCAGGATTTGTTTCTGGAACTATGGAGTCGGCGAAACAGCGTTGTTGAAACTCCCTATGTGACCATCTATTTAATTAAGGCTCTACGTAATAATCTGCTTCGCAAACTACGCAGAGAGCAGGGATGGCGATCGGCTACCGAAGAAGGAATTGAGCCAGAATTCATATTATCGGATGGGCATACCATTGAGGATGAATGGATTGCGGCCGAGGCCTCAACCGAAACCGAACAAAGTTTGCGGCAGGCAGTGGAGCAGTTGCCCAGACGACAGCAGGAAGTTGTTTTCCTGAAATTCTATGAAGGGCTCTCGAATGATGCTATTGCGCAGGTAATGGAGGTTGAAAAGCAAACAGTTGCTAACTTTCTCTACCGAGCCATGACCCAGCTACGAAATTATTTACCTGCCCGTATTTTTTCTTAA
- a CDS encoding FecR domain-containing protein: MPDYTQYTFDDLVHDPRFRQWALTDSPPDREFWNNWLQQNPDKLDLVLAARQFVIQMRQAHEELPDNELEQELIRLRVARQQLQDDDQRRPQWHLLRNLLRVAAVLILVGMGTFYYLRNHSAKTPLETYEQLAEQQAGPLREVSNETGKTQLIRLPDGSRVALQNGSRISYPVTFTTHQRDVFLVGEAFFDVVRRPKQPFMVYTNQLTTKVLGTSFTVRAYANDKEAKVIVRTGKVSVFTTPASGKPDAIDTKSPAVILTPNQEVTFDRDEKQLKRALVKEPEPLPSTTEQTQTMVFEHTPVVSVFKKLESTYGILINYDADLLTGCELTADFSNESLFERLDLICRATESRYEVIDAQIVIYSKGCRQPN, translated from the coding sequence ATGCCTGATTATACGCAGTATACGTTTGATGATCTTGTCCACGACCCCCGATTCCGGCAGTGGGCTCTGACCGATTCGCCACCCGACCGGGAGTTCTGGAATAACTGGCTACAACAAAATCCGGATAAGCTCGATCTGGTGCTGGCGGCTCGGCAGTTTGTGATTCAAATGCGCCAGGCACACGAAGAACTGCCCGATAATGAGCTAGAACAGGAGTTAATTCGGTTACGAGTCGCCCGTCAACAACTTCAGGACGATGACCAAAGGCGACCCCAATGGCATCTGCTCCGAAATCTGCTTCGGGTTGCTGCGGTTCTTATTCTGGTCGGTATGGGTACCTTCTATTATCTGAGAAATCATTCGGCGAAAACTCCGCTCGAAACCTACGAGCAACTGGCCGAGCAGCAGGCTGGTCCATTACGGGAAGTTAGCAACGAAACCGGAAAAACTCAGTTGATTCGGTTGCCCGATGGTAGCCGGGTAGCGCTTCAGAACGGTAGTCGCATTAGTTATCCGGTTACGTTTACGACTCACCAACGCGATGTGTTTTTGGTTGGCGAAGCCTTTTTTGATGTTGTTCGGCGCCCTAAACAGCCGTTTATGGTCTATACGAATCAATTAACGACCAAAGTGCTGGGAACCAGTTTTACCGTGCGGGCTTATGCTAATGACAAAGAAGCTAAAGTGATCGTTCGGACGGGGAAAGTATCGGTTTTTACGACACCTGCCAGCGGAAAACCTGATGCTATCGACACAAAAAGCCCGGCCGTTATCCTGACCCCAAATCAGGAAGTAACCTTCGATCGGGACGAAAAGCAACTAAAGCGGGCTCTGGTAAAGGAACCTGAACCATTGCCATCTACTACCGAACAAACACAAACGATGGTGTTTGAGCATACGCCAGTCGTGAGCGTTTTTAAAAAACTCGAATCGACCTATGGCATCCTGATTAACTACGACGCTGATTTACTTACCGGATGCGAGCTAACAGCTGATTTTAGCAACGAGTCGCTGTTCGAACGACTGGATCTCATTTGTCGGGCTACAGAGTCTCGTTATGAGGTGATTGATGCGCAGATTGTTATTTACAGTAAAGGCTGTCGACAGCCGAATTAA
- a CDS encoding TonB-dependent receptor — translation MRTAFYQVFILAWCSSLVLAFDGKGQEILNRPISVTIENQQVEQAIRKIGKLASVKFIYSPQLIRSDRKVSLSVQNHPLSDVLTTLLTPLHLTYEVVGSQIILKSSATQSAVPEPVREQASAPADIQVSGVVSDEKNSPLPGVTVAIKNTTRGTTTDASGKYTIAVPNENAILVFSFVGYERQEIVIGKQTSLNIQLKGEARGLDEVVVVGYGSQKRATLTGAVATIDNKVFQDRGVVDNPLSALQGQVPGVIVTRSSAAPGRANWNFAIRGATSTNGTEPLIVIDGVPVSSSSALNSINPNDIENMSFLKDAAAAIYGARAAGGVVLVTTKRAKSGKVTIQYDGSVSQKVIGLQPHLIDVKTFGQGLVDATTNDWYGVPPVTNLWYKLGLLMANPPASGYIDLTTYNGQTVAPSSNPLNPGFGDVKDLTFFNSNWVDVLWGSATSTQHNLSVSGRSDKAGYRISAGYLRDGSLLQWGNNSNSRYNLRFTHDYQFTDRLKLETNISLEKNDIIQPTLLGNVLGQYQQPGFPVSSQNGQPYSWGTQYSPNWQAQNGGDNKEYNTRVYTNFRVTYNLAKNLRLIGTAGYNWLSQDSKIQQKVIHWYNYLGTIQAPDNPTQANSYYQRQLNKDAYYNLNAYLDYQKTFHQSHDVSVTLGTNYERDETNLYWAKTTNIANDNVPSLNLGIGDNTTKTVSESKSHYAIGSYFGRLNYAYNQKYLFEAQARYDGSSKFSAANRWQLFYGFSGGWRLSQESFMQNLSFLNDLKLRASWGSVGNQSGIGLYDYVQLLNVAATSGATSSGFPIIGSSPVVYVGPTASLVSQNRTWERVETSNAGLDFSLLNRRLSGSFDYFIKHNRNMLLGQTYAAVIGATAPAGNIGHLKTWGWEMSLQWRDHVGSVNYRIGGSLTDNQNRLLSYGGANIINPGYNTAVEGYPIGSYFGLEYAGRIQTEEQLAATRAMAAGNNINMPIGSFNADGSVKVPGVRLGDNMFRDLNGDGKLTTPSDLKYLGRDDPRYSFALNLGADWKGFDFQAVFQGVGQRTIFREGNWRVPFGSIYQGQTDFWVGKTWTPTNTDAYYPVLSAGQNGTTYNNYNYQISDWSVQNGAYVRLKNLVLGYSLPQAIIKKIRVDRLRIYYSGNDLWEISHIKDGWDPEATRNVGRANSDATTSRYPFYRLHTVGVNLTF, via the coding sequence ATGCGAACAGCATTTTATCAGGTCTTCATACTGGCTTGGTGTTCGAGCCTGGTGCTGGCCTTCGACGGAAAAGGACAGGAGATCTTAAACCGGCCAATTTCGGTTACGATCGAGAATCAGCAGGTGGAGCAGGCTATCCGTAAAATTGGAAAGCTGGCTTCCGTAAAATTCATTTACAGTCCGCAATTGATTCGGTCTGATCGGAAAGTGAGTTTAAGCGTGCAGAACCATCCGCTTTCAGACGTGTTGACCACACTTTTAACACCACTGCATCTGACTTACGAAGTAGTGGGTTCTCAGATTATTCTGAAGAGTTCGGCCACACAAAGCGCAGTTCCTGAACCCGTCCGGGAACAGGCTTCGGCTCCTGCCGATATTCAGGTAAGTGGGGTTGTTTCAGATGAAAAAAATAGTCCGTTACCGGGCGTAACGGTAGCTATCAAAAACACCACCCGTGGCACAACCACCGACGCCAGCGGAAAATATACAATTGCCGTACCCAACGAAAATGCCATTCTGGTTTTTTCCTTCGTAGGTTATGAACGGCAGGAAATTGTCATTGGCAAACAAACATCGCTCAACATTCAACTGAAAGGCGAAGCCCGTGGCCTCGACGAGGTAGTCGTGGTCGGTTATGGGTCGCAGAAGCGGGCCACCCTGACGGGCGCCGTTGCAACCATCGACAACAAGGTGTTTCAGGATCGCGGGGTTGTCGATAACCCGCTGTCGGCCTTGCAGGGACAGGTTCCGGGCGTTATTGTAACCCGTTCGTCGGCTGCTCCGGGGCGAGCCAACTGGAATTTCGCTATTCGGGGAGCCACATCGACCAATGGTACCGAACCGCTTATTGTGATCGATGGTGTGCCAGTGAGCAGCTCCAGTGCCCTGAATTCCATCAACCCCAACGATATTGAAAATATGTCGTTCCTGAAAGATGCCGCTGCTGCCATTTATGGAGCACGGGCGGCTGGTGGGGTTGTGTTGGTGACAACCAAACGAGCGAAAAGCGGAAAAGTTACCATTCAGTACGACGGCTCGGTTTCGCAAAAAGTCATCGGCTTACAGCCGCACCTGATTGATGTGAAAACGTTTGGCCAGGGCCTGGTCGATGCTACCACCAACGACTGGTATGGCGTGCCGCCCGTTACGAATTTGTGGTATAAGCTGGGCCTGTTGATGGCTAATCCGCCTGCCAGCGGCTATATTGACTTAACGACCTACAATGGTCAGACCGTTGCCCCTTCGTCGAACCCGCTGAACCCTGGTTTCGGAGATGTGAAAGATCTGACTTTTTTCAACAGCAACTGGGTCGATGTATTGTGGGGAAGTGCTACCTCTACACAACATAACCTGAGCGTATCGGGCCGGAGCGATAAAGCTGGCTATCGTATTTCGGCCGGTTATCTGCGCGATGGTAGCTTGCTGCAATGGGGGAATAACTCCAACAGCCGTTATAACCTTCGGTTTACGCACGATTACCAATTCACGGACCGGCTTAAACTGGAAACCAATATTTCGCTCGAAAAAAACGACATCATTCAGCCAACGTTGCTGGGGAATGTGCTGGGGCAGTATCAACAGCCGGGTTTCCCGGTGTCTAGTCAGAATGGCCAGCCCTATTCGTGGGGTACTCAATATAGTCCGAACTGGCAGGCTCAGAATGGGGGCGACAACAAAGAGTATAACACGCGGGTCTACACCAATTTTCGGGTGACCTATAACCTGGCCAAAAACCTGCGACTGATCGGGACCGCCGGTTATAACTGGCTATCACAGGATTCCAAAATTCAGCAGAAAGTCATTCACTGGTACAACTATCTGGGTACAATTCAGGCCCCCGACAACCCAACGCAGGCGAATTCCTACTATCAGCGGCAACTTAATAAAGATGCTTATTATAACCTGAATGCCTATCTGGACTATCAGAAAACCTTCCACCAGAGCCATGATGTGTCGGTAACATTGGGTACTAACTACGAGCGTGACGAAACCAATTTATACTGGGCCAAAACAACCAATATTGCCAACGATAATGTTCCCTCGCTGAATCTGGGTATTGGCGATAACACAACTAAAACCGTTTCGGAATCGAAGAGTCATTACGCCATTGGTTCCTACTTCGGGCGTTTGAATTATGCCTACAATCAGAAATACCTGTTCGAAGCCCAGGCGCGTTACGATGGGTCGTCAAAATTCAGTGCGGCCAATCGCTGGCAGCTTTTCTACGGATTCTCGGGGGGCTGGCGACTATCGCAGGAGTCGTTTATGCAAAATCTTTCCTTCCTGAACGATCTGAAGCTGCGGGCATCGTGGGGGAGTGTAGGAAACCAGAGCGGTATTGGGTTGTACGATTATGTGCAACTCCTCAACGTGGCTGCTACATCGGGGGCAACGAGTTCGGGCTTTCCCATCATTGGCTCCAGCCCAGTTGTATACGTAGGGCCAACAGCTAGTCTGGTGAGCCAGAACCGAACCTGGGAGCGCGTCGAAACGTCGAATGCTGGTTTGGACTTTAGCTTGCTGAACCGGCGGCTGTCGGGTAGTTTCGACTACTTCATCAAGCACAACCGAAATATGCTGCTGGGACAGACCTATGCGGCTGTTATTGGCGCAACGGCGCCGGCCGGGAATATTGGTCATCTGAAAACGTGGGGCTGGGAAATGTCGCTTCAATGGCGCGACCATGTTGGATCGGTTAACTACCGCATTGGAGGAAGTTTGACCGACAACCAGAACCGTCTGCTGAGCTATGGCGGGGCCAATATCATTAACCCTGGTTATAACACGGCGGTTGAAGGGTATCCAATCGGCTCTTATTTCGGTCTGGAGTATGCCGGACGAATTCAGACCGAAGAGCAACTGGCCGCTACGAGAGCAATGGCTGCCGGAAACAACATCAATATGCCAATTGGTTCTTTTAATGCCGATGGTAGCGTGAAAGTGCCCGGTGTACGGCTGGGCGATAACATGTTCCGGGATTTGAATGGCGATGGTAAACTCACTACGCCGAGCGATCTGAAATACCTGGGCCGCGACGATCCACGCTATAGCTTTGCCCTGAACTTGGGGGCCGACTGGAAAGGCTTCGATTTTCAGGCTGTTTTTCAGGGTGTAGGCCAGCGGACCATTTTCCGCGAGGGCAACTGGCGCGTACCGTTCGGCTCGATCTATCAGGGGCAAACCGATTTCTGGGTGGGCAAAACCTGGACCCCAACTAATACCGATGCCTATTATCCGGTGCTGTCGGCAGGTCAGAATGGTACGACTTATAACAACTACAACTATCAGATTTCGGACTGGTCGGTACAGAATGGCGCTTACGTGCGTCTGAAAAACCTGGTGCTGGGCTATTCGCTACCCCAGGCAATCATTAAAAAGATTCGGGTCGATCGGCTTCGGATTTACTACTCAGGTAACGATCTGTGGGAGATTTCACACATCAAGGACGGCTGGGACCCTGAAGCAACGCGCAACGTTGGCCGGGCGAATAGTGATGCTACCACAAGCCGCTATCCTTTCTATCGATTGCATACAGTAGGTGTGAATCTCACTTTCTAA